agaCCGATTTGAGAGCCGAGCGATAGGCGAATAAGAATCCGTTCCGAGTCGATGGGCGATGGTCTAACTGGGCCAGACTTTAGCAGCACAAGTTGCGACGAGGCAGAGGATGCGAGGACCCAAACGTTATGTATAGAGTCTAGAGTCTagagaagaaataaaagaggaGATAGTGGGAGAGCAAAGCGAGGGAGAAAGAGGCGATCATCACTGCGAGATGATTCCGAGTAATGTGGGAGTTTGAGAAACCAGTTGATTAACAAGGGTCTGCTTGGAGCGAGGTCGGTCGTCAAAGCAGCGACATAGTAAGTGTATGTACTTGGTGTTAGTGCCACCCAAACAGGCTCACCtggttggcgttggcgtgTGCGGTGGTGGCAGCAGTGGAATGAAGGCCTGGGCCAGGTTGTCAAGCAAGGAAGTCACAAGGAAGAGCGTCCCTCACCTCCGCTGGCACTACTGCACTGTCGCGGAGGGATCGCGGTCAAAAACCAGACacacaacaacgacgagaACGGAACCTTCCATTGACATTGGGGGAAAAAACGGGTTTTCTGGATTAGGTGTGATGTTGATCATGGATGTACCATTGCTCCCCACGCTTGCTTGAAGTTCATAATCCCATCTTCGTCCTCTCTGCCTCGCTGATTTCCTCACTTTTGGACTAGGTTGCGAACAGAGAAGTGAAGACGTGCCTCGTTGTCAAACACTCATGACTGTTTCAGGACTTTGCCCAAATGGCTCCCGTCTCTCTCTGTGTTTGGGACTCCGTCACCGCACCGAACCCGTGCCGCGTGcgagatttttttttttttttttccgggCATGTGCAATTGGAGGAATCTGGCTGCAGCGACGGCTCGACGCTCCAGGTGGGGCAAAGTGCAAACTGCGTTGTAAATGATTGGACAGGAACGCTCAATGTCCTGAGAATGCGGCTGCTGCGGTCCGTTCGCAACTTCTTGACTTCGTTACAATGGCGGGGCACGAGTGGACGGGAGTCCAATGTGGCAGGAACTGCAAGTGCAACCGCTTGTAAAATGGAACATATCACTGGCCACTGACCATTCACCGCGACGGACGGACCATCTCAAaggccttctcctccaccaaacCTTTGTTTTTTATCGTCATATTACCAGATCGCCAAGTCTAGAACACTGCTCCAAGAACACCACTTGTGTTGTCATTTTTGACACCAAACAAACGAGTAGCCAAACACGCTTACGCTTTCCCGAAAGCAGTCGCATTCGCATTCGCCTAGGCTACAGGTGGTCACCAGCAAGCAGTCGGCGCAAGACTTCGCTTCTCACTCAGGCAACAAGCCAACCCAAGTCGACACAATGAAGATCCTTGAAGGCCAAAGCAACCTGGTCTCAAACCATGAGGTCTATGAGCATATTCTGGAGCAACAGCAAAAGAACAGGTCCAAAAACAGGAGAGTGCCTCCCAACCAATTTACTCTCACCAAGGATGTAAGCAAGCCTGCCATCATGACGAATGTGAACATGCCCAAACTAACCTACAGCAGCTCTTGACCTATCTCCGAACCAAGCCTGGCCCATTGGCAAACCAGGACAAGACCCATCAGTACAGCACGGAAGCGTTGTATGAGCTCTTCAAGAAGCTTCGTGAGGCTAACCTCCAGAGCGATCTCTCGAAAGGCGAGATGCTCATGATCATCAACCTTCGGCCCACCAATGTTGCAGTTCTTAGCACGGTCGTTGAAGACATGTTGGAGCGCTTTACTGAGGACGAGCAGCAAAAGATCATCGATATCATCACCGAGACTCTCGGCTTTGACGAACCCACAGAGGCTgcggagggagaagagaacGACGAGGACGCAGCACCCTCCATTGAAAACTCTTGAAGACGTGGACATGACGACAGCTTTGGACAACTCACATGATTGTGCATCCTCCTTCGCTTTGCCCGCCCTCGGAAGTTGTCGTTTTCAGCGCCGTTGTACATATATCGTCGAACACCTCTTCCAGCAGCTCGCCAGTCACCGCAGAGCATTCCATGTACTTGTCTAACCTCATCTCTTGCGCCATGCGATACGCCTCCTGCGGGTAGATGGTACCGTTGGGATCATTCTCAGATCGCAGATCCCGCTTGAGGCCCAGCATAAGCACCGGGGTGTTGTCGCCGGTTACGCCCGCTGTCCGGACCTCTTTGTTCCACTGCGCAATATATCAGTTTGTTGAAGGATGCGGTTCACCCTGGTTAGAACCGGCGCTTACCACTCTTTGGAGGTTGATCAAACTGAGCCTCTGGCTGATATCATAGCAGAGGATGACTAGGTCGGGCCGAAGAAGTCTCCAGCTTTCTGGACTGGAAGTGTCGTAGAATTCGAGCCGATAGTCCCCGCGGCGAGCGCGAATATCAAAGATGAAAGGCTGGTCGAGGTCCCTGAGAAGGGTAATGGAATCTCTGCCTTTCAGGTTGTGACGGCCTCTGCTGATTCGCCTGGATGGGTGTTAGTGAATTGGCTTGTCTTGTCTTCTGTTCGGCTTGGTGGGCACATGTAGGATTAGATGCAGTATATAGCTGTATCATTCAGGATTATCACTAACGATAACAAGGTTGACTTTCCGCATCTCTCATCGCCAACGAACAGTATCGTGATCGTTTGTGAATCCATGACAAACAAAATGCAGGCTCGTGAAAAATGGgggtgaaaaaaaagaaaaaaaaataaagtatatattcgAAAGAAGTGACTTTACTCGACAGTTACCGGCGAGATGCGGTTAGCACAGTCGTTCTTTTCGAGTGATCTTGTTAGCTCACACAGGAGAGCGGACTTGTTATCAACAAAACAGAAGCCCTGTTGCCTGCCGACAGGACGGGACGGGGGATACCAGAAAAGTCTCTGCCAAGACATATGTCCCCAcaatatttttttttggagaAACTCCATGCGggcaccccccccccccccccccccccaaaagaCCCCGTCGATAAGACGAATCCAAGTCTCGTGCAAGTGAGACTCTCATTGCCTTTTACCGTCTCATGAATCGAGGACCAACCCGTTATTCAAAAATTACCCTCCGGGTTTGCGCGAATTCGCTCACGAAGCTGGTATGTCTAAACCCGATAGAGTTTGCAAAACGGCTTCTAACACTAACCAACCAGAAAATAGCCTGGTTTGAGAAAGGGGAGACACTCATAAAGTTGAGGCCGAGTGCATGAACAGTCCGGGGTCCATACGGACACTCAGTCACCTTAAAGCATCTGGCAAAGCCATCGGTGTTGGTGGAACATTTTCCAAGTCAAGCATTGGAGATTTCACATCCAAGCTCAACAGGATCAAGTTCCAACTACGGACGTTCGCAAAGGGGCCAACCGTTCTTTCACAGGAGCCGAGCAAGATGGTGCACAAGCCGGCAAACTACGACCGATGGCCAAAGGAGAGCCTGGTCAAGCGGGTGATGGAGCTAGAGGAGGAGCTGAAAAGAAGGGAGCAGGCACCGGAGATCCAGAGGCAggagagggcggaggagagggcTCTTGCCGCCGCGGTAACTTCGACAGAAGCCGACTTGAAGgcggccgagaagaagaaaaagaaggcggCCAAGTTCGACCCGGGGAAGTACTCGACCCGCTTGATCGCGCTCAAGTTCGCCTACCTCGGCAAGAACTACAATGGCTTTGAGTATCAGTCGTCGGCCAAGATGCCGAGcatcgaggaggagctgTGGAAGGCGCTCGTCAAGAGCTGCCTCATTTTCCCCGAGAGGCCAGATGAGGTTGATTTTGGTCCCTGGGAGTACTCCAAGTGTGGACGCACTGATAGGGGCGTCAGCGCTTTCGGTCAGGTTATTGGTATTCGAGTGAGGAGTAACAAGCCGCTGCCGAAGGAGGAGCCAGAACAAACTGGAAATGAAGAGGACGACGTGGTGATGGTCGAGGCCGCTCAGCAGCAAGCAAAGGATTCGGAaaaggccgccgccgaggtAGACCACCAAAAGCCCGAATGGGACCCCATCGCCGACGAAATCCCCTACTGCAGAGTGCTCAACCGGCTGCTGCCCCCGGACATCAGGATCATGGCCTGGGCGCCCGATCTCCCGCCCAATTTCTCCGCCCGGTTCTCCTGCCGCGAGCGGCAATACCGGTACTTCTTCACGCAGCCGGCCTTCGCGCCGATGCCCTCCACCCTGGAGCCTCCTCTGGCTTCATCGGGTCACAAGAGCGGCGGCAAGCAAGGCTGGCTCGACATCGACATGATGCGCAAGGCCGCCAAGATGTTCGAGGGCGTGCACGACTTCCGCAATTTCTGCAAGATTGACCCGGGCAAGCAGATCACCAACTTCAGCCGGCGCGTCTTCGAGTCCGACATTGTTGAGGTCAAAGACCTCGAATCCGATCTGCCGTACCTGGGCCTGCCGGAATTCCAGCCTCCCGCCGGCAGCGACGGGCCACATCCCAAGGTGTACTACTTTCACGTGCGCGGCTCTGCCTTCCTGTGGCATCAGATCCGCCACATGGTCGCCGTCCTCTTTCTCGTAGGCCAGGGCCTTGAGCCGCCGTCGATCGTCCAGCAGCTCCTCGATGTGGAGAAGAACCCGCGCAAGCCGAATTACGTGATGGCGGATGAGGTTCCCTTGGTTCTGTGGGACTGCATTTTCCCCAAGCTGTCCGACGAGGAAGCCAACGCTGTTGTCCCTGGTAGCAGCGGCCACGGTCAGGACTCGCACGACCCGGAGGCCGAGGGCGATGTTGAAATGGTCGACTCCATCGACTGGGTCTGGATGGGCGAGGACGACCCGATGAGCCTGTACGGTGCACAGGGCCTTGTGACGGAGCTCTGGGGTACCTGGCGCGAGAGGAAGATGGACGAAATCTTGGCGAACCGGCTGCTGAATTTTGTCGCTAACAAGCCGGATCTCGATCGAAAATTGATCAAGGGCGCTTCTTCTGCGCCACCCAAGGGGATCAAGAAGGTCTACGAGGGAGGAAACAAGGCCCAGTTCAGAGGCACGTATACGCCACTGTTCAAGAGGCAGTTGTTGGcttcggcggaggaggtcaaTGATAAGTATGCGCAAGGCTTTGGCTTCAAGAACGCGGAGGAGATGACGAAGACCAAGAACTGGAGGAGCACGAttagggagaggaaggataaGAACAAGAAGGCTGGACGTTCAAAGGCAGGGGGTGCGGAAACGCCTGTCCAGGAGTCTTCTAGCTGAGCGACTTTGGGATTATGATAACAAAAATTGATCGAATTTCAATATCATTCGGCAGCTACCGCACAAGTGCGAGGAAACCGCGAGCACGTCAAGGTTGGCGTCGAAAGACTGAAATGACACAGCTACGTCCAATGGGATGTTCCTGGTGCTGCCCTGAATATAGGCTGCTGAAGCGCACCAGGAAGCGGACGTTATTGAGTAAAAGTCGCCTTTCAAGTCTGACAGAGCTTGATATCTTTGCCTAGTCTATATCACCATTTCATCGGGCTAGTCTCAACAAACCAAGCCTTGGCAATAGGAACCTAGGCCACGCAAGGACATAAGCATTCGGTACAGACCGAGCTGAATGCCGTGGTACGTGGCAGGTAACGAAGGAAGAGTCTATGGTGTCagcctatattataatctcCTGTACATGTTCGACGTCTTCATCGGCCActtgaaggaaaagaaacccCCTTTGACACGAGTCTTGAAAAGGTTCAAGAGATTGGAGACAGAGCGTTCTCACACATGTATGTAGGGGGGCAGCAGCATCTGTACCACTCTCGGCATTACAGAGATGCTGATATTTGGTTGGAAAATGGATCTGGAGTATTCAAAGATTGACAACAAGGAATAGAGGCCCAGAAATATGTAAAAATGACAGCTGATATCACTAGGTATGTAAACACCAATGAACCAAGTAAACAAAAACGCCCGCTCCGCTCTCAACAACTTGAGACAGATTTCCTACAAGTTGCACCATGTCTAGAAGCAACTATCCAcccttcccattcccattcccacctCTCCACGCCCCATTCCCCCCATGACTCCccccgccaccaccagctcCCGCGCTCAGCACCGGTCCATCCTTCTCATACAAACACCCCCTCGCGCCCCTCCACACCCTCTCCACAATCTTCCGTCTCGGCAACAGCCTCGGAAAGCAAACCACGACATCCTGCTCGCCCTCCACCACAATCACCAGATAATACCTGACCTCAAACCCTTTGAACGCCTCGTTGATCAGGATATCCTGTATCTTTTCGGTCGGTATGAACCGCGTCCTCTTCATAAAGGTGCCTCCCCCCAAGCGGAAGAAATTACCTCCGCCGACGCTGCTAGACATTTGAATCCCCAACCCTCGTAGAACTAGGAGGGACTCGGTGGTGTGGATACGCGCGAACAGGGCTATGTACGAGGTGAGTGCCGAGAGAGCGAGGACGGCATAGGGCGGGAGGGAGATGGCGAGGGAGGCAAGGTACTGGCCGGGGCGGGAAATgtagaggaggtggaggatgtggaggaggaaattgTTGAGGTCGAAgtcgaggaaggagatgCGGCCGGAGGGGAAGATGGGTGGAGGAAGTAACCCTGTcggagagaagaaggccgcGTAGATGCCGATTATGACGGAGAGAACGGCGATGAAGCGTAGGCAGAGGACACCAAATAAGGCGGCTcggagggggagggtgaGAGGAGGACAGGTGGTTAGGGTGAATTCGGCCGTGGTGGGCGAGGGACGCCGGATGGTGAGGTagggtgttgttgtgagCATTTTCGATTTTCGGTTGGATTCATTAAGGTTAAGTTATTCGTGTTTTTTGATTCAAACGGTCCGGTTCGTGTCGTTGCGATTCTCGTAATGACTGAGCGAACAGCAGCTCAAGCTGACAGCCCTGGACTCTGGTGGTCGTAACCCCTTACGGTCTGTTTTCCGTGCAAGTCGGAATGGTAAGCTACGTACACTGGGGAGCGCAATTGGGGGAGAGGAGAGTGGTTCTGAACGCACTTTGATCGTCACCTGTGCATCTTGTGTATGCGCAGCTATCTTGACCGTCTTCGGTCAGTAGACTCTGCGTTCTCGGGTTCTTCTATACAGTGACTTGGAGAGCCTGATCAATTCCGTGATGGAGTGAGTTCCGTCTCGAGAACAAAGTGCGCCAGTCGCGAACCAACCAAGGGACGGGGCAATGTGCACATCATCTCAAGTTCTTATCTTATCACATCCATCTTGGCACACAGCACAGGCCACTTCCCCTCTGTAGCGCCTACAGGCAAAGTGGATTAGGGTATATGTATTAGATCAGACAGCCAAATTTTCGACTGTAATGGTCAAGGTGGGTTTGAAGGCACTTGATTTTCTCAATGTCTCTATTCCATGTCCAAATCTGGAAGCCCAGCGGCGCCCAGCACGAACCTTGCGGTGGTCACCCACTCGCACGGGTAGCCTGCGACTTGCTGCGCGTGGCCCTAAGCAATGAAGATGACACTTGAGAGAGGTTCCACTCTGCAGAGACATCTTCACCGTCAGGTGGCGCGCTGGATTACGATCGCTGGGGGGTTGGGATAGAGCGTTGAGATGGAGATGTCGACTCCTATTTTTTTTACATTTTTTCAATTCTACACTTGGTAGGAATAGACCGAGAAAATGCTAAGCAAGTCAGGTTTgatctttttgttttttgtgCTTCCTGGTAATGATAGGAAAAACGAAATGACTGTGCACCCTCGACTGGAGTTGAACACTTGTTGACAGTGGAGACGTGCATCGCGATGTGCgtttttggtgttgttggtttgTGCTGGGCATCCAAGGCAGCCAGCAAGTATATCGCAAGGGCGTATAGCCCGCATGACCTTTCCTATCCCACATTGCTTTTCAGTTTTGCATACCAGCCGCTAACAGTTACCTCCGAACATCCGGCTGGCTCGCTTCTGTCGTGGTCAAGGAGAGTACGTGCTTGCATCCTTGATGACAGTTTCGGTGGTCTTTTTGGTGCACTTTCTTTGCCTGAGAGAGAGGAAAATGGTATGTGGGGCCTGATAGGCGTATGTCAATTGGTTTTGAAGCAAACATGAGGTTCTACACATAGTACTCGCCAAGATCTGAAATGTGAGTTCGTGAGAAGTTGATCGGGCTAGATGATTGTGCATCGAGGAGCCAAGATATTTGAATGTGTGATGTCCATCTCGAAAGACGAAGCGGAGGTTTGGTGTCatagggaggaagaaaaacaaTTTGTCAAGAAAACTGGTGGGTGGCAAGAAGATTATGAGAGAGTGTTAATTGTAACCGCACCGTCCTTTTTGTGTTTGACCGTTTAATAAGGTCGCCTACCGGACAGGTAGAGTAGTGTGCAATTCTTGAAATGTGTGTGACatatcgaagaagaagaagagaataTAAGTATGGCCATGTTTAACTGGTGCTTCATGTTCaagtcctcatcctccattAAACTTCCGTCAGCTCTGCCCCACGGTCGTGTTCGACATAGTTGCTCCAATCCTGGAATCGAAATTTAACACTGTCATTTCTTGGCCTCGAAGGAGATCTTTCACCAACACAATCTCTTCTGAGTTGTGGGTGCGGGTGCTTCTGGAATCCACTCTCTTCTTGGTGCGCTTGAGGATGGCTTTGGTCTTGGTACAATGGTGGGTAGTATAGGTGGAAGTTGCCAGAAGAATGTAATGACCATGACACTATCATGCTATGCATTGACATATCGCGTTCCCCCAACCCCATTGATTTCCCTgctatccatccatccttccgtccacccacccacccacccatcctTCCATCCTGCCGACCTGTTTCCTTTCACGCCTTTGGTATTACATAACCCTGCTGAGATTCTGGCACATCCACAACGCCTtgctcttccttccttccttcctccgtcCACGGTCCGAATTAAGATTTGTTTACGAGCCAAGCGAATTTCTTCCTGGTAGTTGACTCGCCACCTGTTGACGGCTCTACTTGTACACTGCGTTGGTAGATATCCTATGGGAGAGAAGAAAACAGGTTAGCATTTGTCTGCCCCAGGAATAAGCCAATAACAGTAGTTTTATCGTGCTGAAAGGAATGGATATTCAAAGAAACAGGATAGACAGATTCGGCAGATAAAGGAAACGCAGAGGTCATTGTCAGGGGCAGAGAGGGAGACAAACGCGGTCATGAAGCAAGAGAGGACAATTTGAGCGGTAGGAAGGGGAAATTTTGTAGATGAAGTAGAGGGaaaggaattataataataaataaaaaaataaaataaacaaAAAGACACACTAACCTCTTCGTCCGTCGGCATCTTCATATCAAGTATCAACTCCCTACTAGGCTCGTGCTTGGTCAAGTTCGGATACGGCTGTCCCTGACTCCTCATTATGGGCAGCAACACCTCCCCGAGCACCTCGTATTTCTTCCAATTAATCCGATCATTATTCGGCCCCACGAATGTCCtgcttccttcctctgccGAGACAAGATCACGTCTGTGCAGGGGGATGAACGGAATCCTCGGTAGCGGCGTGTTCTCCCAGGCCAGCCGGTAAGCAAAGTGGCTCTTTTGCGTGCCCATGAGCAGGACCAGCCGAGCGAACCGCTTCTGTACGTCAGGCGAAACCAAATTTCGCGTCTGCGCGAGTCGGTGGATGGCGGTGCCGTTGATACCGGCCAATACGGCGGCCAGGCCGTTGTAGTTGTTCAGCGTGCGCAAGCGCTGGGCGATGACCATGAACCGTTCTAGGCAGGGTGCGCGATGTTTGGCTTTGTCACGAATGAGGATCATGTTGGACACCCATTGGGCTATGTGGTTGAAGTGGGAGACCATGCGGTTGACGTTCTTGAGACTGCGGCATTTCTCCTTCTGGTCGGCGGGCAGACTAACGTGGCGCACCATGTCGCGGATGCGGATGGAGCTGAACATGATCCAATCAATGCGCGTAATCTCGTCGGCGATTATGTCGGGATCGATGTCCATGAAGCTGTGATAGCGGATCTTGTTCGGCGGTAAGACGGGAGAGGGTACCAAGGCCGCGGCTTCGCGCTCGTAGTCTTCGATGGAATGGTAGGTGAATTTCGCAGTCGGATCAGCCCCCGAGAGCTCTGAACTGTGTGATGGACGTCGAGGATCATACCCGCCCGACTCGTCGATCTGCACTGAAGCCACAGACTCGGCGAGTTTCCGCTCTACGTCCCTGCcaccctcctcgtcatcttcgtcgtcgaccGGGTCCGCTTTTGCCCACCAGGTATCATCGTCGTCCACCACCTTTTGTTCCAGGTTCCCCTTCATCTGCCGGGCTGCTGCGGAAAAGACCTCGTTCGTTGCCAAGTCGCTTATTAGTCCTtccaatctcctcctcgttgcTGTTCGGGCAAAGTCTCCGGGGTAAAGGGACAGCCATTTCGCAACAACCTCAATGACGCGCATCTGGCTTTCGATGCTCAGCAAAGACGGCATGTCCGTGCCGTCCCTTAAACGGTCCAGCCGCGAAAGGAGAGCGCTCATAAGCTCGCATGGCGTAGCGAACTTTCTATACAAGCACAGAAAAATGTCGGCAAAGTTGTTGTCCGCCCTTGTCATCTTTGGAGCTATAATCCTGTCGATAAGCTCATCGAAGGTGACGCCGGCAAGTTTAGGGGCTTCGTCTTCCAGATAATCCTGATTGCGAGCCATTGTGGCTACATCGTCCGACAAGCGGTGGCTTTCCAGATCCAACTCTTCAAAATCCAGGAAGGTCTCCGACCCTTTCTCCAATCGTATCCCTGGTGTACGTAGCGTGCCTGACAATGCGTGTGGAAGACCGTCCTCAGGAATGTCTGTTGATTGCGGGTTGGAAGCGCCGTATTGTGCATGTAGATATTCCATTCTCGGCGACCTCGAAAGTTGGGATCTCTGGTGAGGACCGTCGCCGCTAGGAGGCGCAAAGCCCTTCAAGAGCGAGAAGTCCGAGCTTGCTCTGCTGTGTTTGCTGTGCTGGCTGATGGGACGACCGTTGACCTCGGGGGTAGCATCCAGATTAGCGGCCGAAGCAGCTCTTCGTCTCGAAACCGACCTTTTCGGTCTCTCTTGCGCTTCTACTTGGGCGACACGTTAGCCCTGTCTTGTTGGATAGTCTTATGTCTTGCGTTCCTATGGTAACGAACAGACATTTGCTGTTCGTGGAGCACCATAATGAAGCCAGGGCGGATGAGCGTGGGCAACACTTACCTCTTCTGTTGGCCAGGATGGCGTCGATCATGGTCAAGAGGGCTTCACGCGCGCCGCCGGGAATATCGGACGAGATCCTCAGATGGGCAACACACGAGGGAAAGCTGTGTGCTACGGCGTTCATATCCACCTGGCGTATGCTCGCAGGGGTATCACATTTCGTCGCGACGAGTATGGTTGGTATGGAGGAGTTGGCCAGGGAAGCTGCGGCACAGGCGGGTATTTGTCAGACGTGTGTCTCTGGGGGGAAAGCATCGTGAAGGGGAAAGCTGAAGAAGCTCACTCATGGTTGGGGAGAGATCGTTGATGCTGTCCGTGTTGGTGACGTCGTACAGAATCAGGGCGCCGTCGGGCATGTGGGGGAACATGTGGCCGTCTATTTGCTTGGGCCATTGTATGGACTGGCCGGGGTCAAGGTCTTTGAAGCCGTCAAGATCAAGTTCTACGAGGGTGACGAGGTATCTGGTGCCATGGATTTCCATGCGCAAGGTCGAGATGTTTAGCTCGGGCGGTCGTTGCAAACGGAACGCGCGCTGGACAAAGGAGGATTTGCCCGCGCCGTAGGCGCCAATAACGGCAATGTGTATGGATGCCATGGCACGTCTCGATCGCGATTGATCGAACTTGCGAAACCACGTCATACCATGTCAGTTCAGGTGTTGCTTGtctagaaaaagaaaggtatggtatggaaggtggtggtagtaggtagtatgCGGGAGGCTCACCCACGGCGTTGGGCTGTCGACTCTCAGAGACTCTTTGCGAGGCGGAGGCCACGGTCGGTGCGGATCATTGcgattatagctataagtcGACTCAGACTGGGGACTGGGAACAGGACCCGGACCCGGACTGGGTGTCTGACTGAGAATCAGACTAGGATGGCAATCAGGCGTGGTGGCAGTGTCGGTGGGATGGGTATTGGGCGCGCCCACAGGTCGGCAGAAGAAGGGATCGTCGAGGACGGCAGAAGCAGAGGAGCCGCGGTAATTGGAGGaggggccggggccgggatggtcgtcgtcggctgGCAGCAAAAGGGCGCCCTGGGAGACGAGGAGCGATGGCGTTGCTGCTGAGGTCGGCTGTGTTGTTGACGAGATGGCAGCGGCAGAAGCGGAAGTAGCGGTCGTGGCGTCGTCGAGATTGGTGGTcttgttggtgttttggtggtCCTGGTGGAGGAGATGCGGATCGGCAGCACCCGCCGGGCTTGCTAGCAGTGGATGATGAGTGGTGCCTAGTTTTGTAGTAGGTGTACACTGAAGCGGCAATGCAAACTCGATGGGCGCACACAGATCGGCCGGCAGCTCCAGGCCCAGATCCAGGTCCAGCCGGTCCAGGTTGgggagcttccacttggggaGGAGCTCGGGCAATTGGGGATCGTCAGCTTCAGCGTGACCCGACCCCGTGAGACCCAGCATTTGCTTGACTTGACTGATCAGCCGGCGCGACTCGGTCAGTGGTGTAGGCTGTAATTGCGACGGCGACTGCTCCAGCGGGGGGCCTGCCAGTGCGTCCGACAGTGGTGGTTCCGACATGGGCAtggacttttttttcctgcgTTTCGAGAGGATGGGAAATCAATGCTTCAATGCTACGGCACCATGGCCATCTCGACTCCTTTACCAGACGGAATGATTGACAagtctaggtaggtagatcaAACAGTTACGCAGTAGTATGTATTAATAGGTAGTACGGATATCGGAAACACGAGAGTGGTTGAgtgattaggtaggtagtggtgCCAATgataaccccccccccccttttttttttccttttcctcatcTCGCAGGTCCCGTCCGCGGCCAAGGGTAGTGCAGGTAAAGTGTAATGGCTGATGGGTCAGGTCAGTCAGTGAACGGACGGTAGTTTATTTGGGTCATGGTCTAAATAGGTACACTACTCCCGTCTATTCTCCATGCAAGTACGTAGACGAAGACAGGTAATTACCGACCCAAAGTCTCTTTCGTGATGGGACATGAGTGGCACTGGACTGTTTGACTCCAGTCCTCCGTTCGCCTCAATGATTTGTCGGCCCTTGCAACGGCCCGGGGCCCGAGACAGCTTGCAGTCCGTCGTCAGACCGCAACTGGTCGTTCCAAGCAGAAAGAAGAACTTGAAGCGAGCGGACGGTGCACTCTGTAATGCGAAATGACGATGGAGAGCAAAAAGAGGGCCATGTCTGACGGCCTGACAAAGGGAAGAAACTGAACCTCGAGATGGGAGTGGGGGTGGTGCTGAAAGTGCGGGCCGAGTCCGTTTAGCAAACCAGTGCGTGCCATTTATCGTGAAGGGGGCTCTTGCTTGATCACGACAGTCAACCACCTTTTTTATTCTCTTGACACCGCACTCACATCCGACTTCAGGTCATGACAGGGTCAAGCTACAGAAAGCCCTTTTGAGGGGCCGAGCAAGCGAGAATggtggaaagggaaaagaaaggagagcTTCGTATTCCTACCGGCTATGGGGCAAGCTCACACGTGCAGGACTTGTTGAAGCTAATAGTAAAGGG
The Neurospora crassa OR74A linkage group II, whole genome shotgun sequence DNA segment above includes these coding regions:
- a CDS encoding pseudouridylate synthase 3; this translates as MNSPGSIRTLSHLKASGKAIGVGGTFSKSSIGDFTSKLNRIKFQLRTFAKGPTVLSQEPSKMVHKPANYDRWPKESLVKRVMELEEELKRREQAPEIQRQERAEERALAAAVTSTEADLKAAEKKKKKAAKFDPGKYSTRLIALKFAYLGKNYNGFEYQSSAKMPSIEEELWKALVKSCLIFPERPDEVDFGPWEYSKCGRTDRGVSAFGQVIGIRVRSNKPLPKEEPEQTGNEEDDVVMVEAAQQQAKDSEKAAAEVDHQKPEWDPIADEIPYCRVLNRLLPPDIRIMAWAPDLPPNFSARFSCRERQYRYFFTQPAFAPMPSTLEPPLASSGHKSGGKQGWLDIDMMRKAAKMFEGVHDFRNFCKIDPGKQITNFSRRVFESDIVEVKDLESDLPYLGLPEFQPPAGSDGPHPKVYYFHVRGSAFLWHQIRHMVAVLFLVGQGLEPPSIVQQLLDVEKNPRKPNYVMADEVPLVLWDCIFPKLSDEEANAVVPGSSGHGQDSHDPEAEGDVEMVDSIDWVWMGEDDPMSLYGAQGLVTELWGTWRERKMDEILANRLLNFVANKPDLDRKLIKGASSAPPKGIKKVYEGGNKAQFRGTYTPLFKRQLLASAEEVNDKYAQGFGFKNAEEMTKTKNWRSTIRERKDKNKKAGRSKAGGAETPVQESSS
- a CDS encoding phosphatidylinositol N-acetylglucosaminyltransferase is translated as MLTTTPYLTIRRPSPTTAEFTLTTCPPLTLPLRAALFGVLCLRFIAVLSVIIGIYAAFFSPTGLLPPPIFPSGRISFLDFDLNNFLLHILHLLYISRPGQYLASLAISLPPYAVLALSALTSYIALFARIHTTESLLVLRGLGIQMSSSVGGGNFFRLGGGTFMKRTRFIPTEKIQDILINEAFKGFEVRYYLVIVVEGEQDVVVCFPRLLPRRKIVERVWRGARGCLYEKDGPVLSAGAGGGGGSHGGNGAWRGGNGNGKGG
- a CDS encoding Ras guanyl-nucleotide exchange factor RasGEF; translation: MPMSEPPLSDALAGPPLEQSPSQLQPTPLTESRRLISQVKQMLGLTGSGHAEADDPQLPELLPKWKLPNLDRLDLDLGLELPADLCAPIEFALPLQCTPTTKLGTTHHPLLASPAGAADPHLLHQDHQNTNKTTNLDDATTATSASAAAISSTTQPTSAATPSLLVSQGALLLPADDDHPGPGPSSNYRGSSASAVLDDPFFCRPVGAPNTHPTDTATTPDCHPSLILSQTPSPGPGPVPSPQSESTYSYNRNDPHRPWPPPRKESLRVDSPTPWFDQSRSRRAMASIHIAVIGAYGAGKSSFVQRAFRLQRPPELNISTLRMEIHGTRYLVTLVELDLDGFKDLDPGQSIQWPKQIDGHMFPHMPDGALILYDVTNTDSINDLSPTMTSLANSSIPTILVATKCDTPASIRQVDMNAVAHSFPSCVAHLRISSDIPGGAREALLTMIDAILANRREAQERPKRSVSRRRAASAANLDATPEVNGRPISQHSKHSRASSDFSLLKGFAPPSGDGPHQRSQLSRSPRMEYLHAQYGASNPQSTDIPEDGLPHALSGTLRTPGIRLEKGSETFLDFEELDLESHRLSDDVATMARNQDYLEDEAPKLAGVTFDELIDRIIAPKMTRADNNFADIFLCLYRKFATPCELMSALLSRLDRLRDGTDMPSLLSIESQMRVIEVVAKWLSLYPGDFARTATRRRLEGLISDLATNEVFSAAARQMKGNLEQKVVDDDDTWWAKADPVDDEDDEEGGRDVERKLAESVASVQIDESGGYDPRRPSHSSELSGADPTAKFTYHSIEDYEREAAALVPSPVLPPNKIRYHSFMDIDPDIIADEITRIDWIMFSSIRIRDMVRHVSLPADQKEKCRSLKNVNRMVSHFNHIAQWVSNMILIRDKAKHRAPCLERFMVIAQRLRTLNNYNGLAAVLAGINGTAIHRLAQTRNLVSPDVQKRFARLVLLMGTQKSHFAYRLAWENTPLPRIPFIPLHRRDLVSAEEGSRTFVGPNNDRINWKKYEVLGEVLLPIMRSQGQPYPNLTKHEPSRELILDMKMPTDEEDIYQRSVQVEPSTGGESTTRKKFAWLVNKS